A stretch of Mobula birostris isolate sMobBir1 chromosome 2, sMobBir1.hap1, whole genome shotgun sequence DNA encodes these proteins:
- the LOC140209098 gene encoding mitoregulin — protein MAEVTERTLQLAVVLSFTSGFIVGWQANILRRRFLDWRKKRLQSKLIETQKKLDLA, from the coding sequence ATGGCTGAAGTGACGGAGAGGACGTTACAGCTGGCGGTCGTCTTGTCCTTTACCTCGGGGTTCATCGTTGGCTGGCAGGCTAACATCCTGAGAAGGAGATTCCTAGACTGGAGGAAGAAGCGGCTGCAGTCGAAGCTGATCGAGACGCAAAAGAAGCTGGACTTGGCTTAA